A DNA window from Labrys wisconsinensis contains the following coding sequences:
- a CDS encoding GlsB/YeaQ/YmgE family stress response membrane protein: MGGESLLIFLLVGLIAGWIAGMVVQGGGFGLVGDLVIGVVGAFIAGWLFPRLGVHLGAGLVGAIISAALGAIILLLVVRLVRRA, from the coding sequence GTGGGCGGAGAAAGCCTGCTCATCTTCCTCCTCGTCGGCCTCATCGCCGGCTGGATCGCCGGCATGGTGGTGCAGGGCGGCGGCTTCGGCCTCGTCGGCGACCTCGTCATCGGCGTGGTCGGCGCCTTCATCGCCGGCTGGCTCTTTCCGCGGCTCGGCGTCCATCTCGGCGCCGGCCTCGTCGGCGCCATCATCTCCGCCGCGCTCGGCGCCATCATCCTGCTCCTGGTCGTGCGCCTGGTCCGACGGGCCTGA
- a CDS encoding formate dehydrogenase subunit gamma → MQAYEDGAYEDWNAERAAAIIAAGKDREGPLLPILHGFMAAFGYVPEPAVPMVAEALNLSRAEVHGVVTFYHDFRREPAGRHVVKLCRAESCQAAGCERLADHLEEKLGIGFGETTPDGRVTLEPIYCLGLCALSPAALIDDRVVARLDEKRLDAVLAETLR, encoded by the coding sequence ATGCAGGCATACGAGGACGGGGCATACGAGGACTGGAACGCGGAACGGGCCGCCGCCATCATCGCTGCCGGCAAGGACCGCGAAGGGCCGCTCCTGCCCATCCTCCACGGCTTCATGGCGGCGTTCGGCTACGTGCCCGAGCCGGCGGTGCCGATGGTCGCCGAGGCGCTCAACCTGTCGCGCGCCGAGGTGCACGGGGTCGTCACCTTCTACCACGACTTCCGCCGCGAGCCGGCCGGGCGCCATGTGGTGAAGCTGTGCCGGGCGGAGTCCTGCCAGGCTGCCGGCTGCGAGCGCCTCGCCGACCATCTGGAGGAGAAGCTCGGCATCGGCTTCGGCGAGACCACGCCGGACGGCCGCGTCACGCTGGAGCCGATCTACTGCCTCGGTCTCTGCGCCCTTTCGCCCGCGGCGCTGATCGACGACCGCGTCGTCGCCCGCCTCGACGAGAAGCGCCTCGACGCCGTGCTGGCGGAGACGCTGCGATGA